Proteins found in one Deltaproteobacteria bacterium genomic segment:
- a CDS encoding FAD-dependent oxidoreductase: protein MSQEKPKGPVLVVGGGIAGIQAALSLSDAGHGVHLIEHTGTLGGMIPKLHRIYPLCACCKVDPRIAACEQDPNINVMANARVSGISGEMGNFSVSLETEEGKKELKAGAVVLAAGIDTFDPSAHQTYSYGELPNVVTSVQYEQIQKPLGPGKGMLQRPSDGKAPKKIAWLQCVGSRDINQCDAPYCSSVCCMYALKEAVNSKDVDEEIETTIFYMDMRTPGKGYEDYLNTAVDKGVRLIRSRVHTVDEVPEGDDLLIAYADESGHLQKETFDMVVLSVGIRPAKAAAEAAGQMGVRLTDDMFVDVEPFQPVSTNVPGIFVCGGISGPHDIAQSMIQATATVSEIASILTPESFSPPKAYPAVLDMEDKEPQALLAYHLCPGMAPDLGKELEACGMKTPGIKAVSRVEGDIINALVDQLKKSGANRLVFASCTPVIHKPLIEEALRMAGLNPYLYDLVDLRVMDPETATAQIQDRIRMGAARALLISPPALREIPVVKSALVVGAGVTGMESALALAREGYPVTLVEKEKEIGGHGRHVRATWQGYDAQEYLKGLIAAVRNDPNITLMTETRVRENRGVAGNFVTTLEQKGKAVEVSHGVTLLASGGDPTRPKEYLLGEHPNVYIWSDLEQKLLEDPAAIEKAQSAVFIQCVGSREPGCPHCSNICCTFSVRAAVDLKSKNPDMNIYILYRDIRTVGERETLYREARSKGVIFIRYTTDNKPVVTPGPDGNSLRVVAYDPVLQKSIALEADFVSLQTAIVGTGTPELADIFRVNLDPNGFFAESPEKLKPLDATEKGVYVAGLAGYPKDTMESIAQAKAASARALEILTRNTLQVGGLVAEVLTEKCAVCCTCVRTCPFHVPVIDHDRGAAFIDPGLCRGCGMCVAECPGKAIVMGTCSDPMLTRAPSILLAN from the coding sequence ATGAGTCAAGAAAAACCAAAAGGTCCTGTCCTGGTTGTGGGCGGCGGGATCGCCGGGATTCAGGCGGCCCTTTCCCTCAGTGATGCAGGCCATGGCGTCCATCTCATAGAACACACGGGCACATTGGGCGGCATGATCCCCAAACTTCACCGGATCTATCCCCTCTGCGCATGTTGCAAGGTGGATCCGAGGATCGCCGCGTGTGAACAGGATCCCAACATCAACGTCATGGCCAATGCCCGCGTCTCCGGCATTTCCGGGGAAATGGGCAATTTTAGTGTCTCCCTTGAGACAGAGGAAGGGAAAAAGGAACTGAAAGCCGGCGCCGTGGTTCTTGCCGCAGGGATCGACACATTCGATCCCTCAGCGCACCAGACCTATTCCTACGGAGAACTTCCCAACGTGGTCACCAGCGTGCAATATGAGCAGATACAGAAGCCGCTGGGACCCGGAAAAGGGATGCTTCAACGGCCCTCGGACGGCAAGGCCCCGAAAAAAATCGCCTGGCTCCAGTGTGTGGGCTCCAGAGACATCAACCAGTGCGATGCGCCCTACTGCTCTTCTGTCTGCTGCATGTACGCCCTCAAGGAGGCGGTCAATTCCAAAGATGTTGATGAGGAGATAGAAACCACTATCTTCTACATGGATATGAGGACTCCCGGTAAGGGCTACGAAGACTATCTGAACACCGCCGTTGACAAAGGCGTCCGTCTGATCCGCAGCCGGGTTCACACCGTAGACGAGGTTCCTGAAGGGGATGATCTCCTGATTGCCTACGCGGACGAGAGCGGTCACCTCCAAAAGGAGACCTTTGACATGGTGGTCCTCTCGGTAGGGATCCGTCCGGCCAAAGCCGCAGCCGAGGCCGCCGGACAGATGGGCGTCCGGCTGACCGACGACATGTTCGTGGACGTGGAACCCTTTCAACCGGTCTCCACCAATGTCCCCGGCATCTTTGTCTGCGGCGGGATCAGCGGTCCTCATGACATCGCCCAGTCCATGATACAGGCCACTGCCACTGTCTCTGAAATTGCATCCATCCTGACGCCTGAATCTTTTTCCCCTCCGAAGGCATACCCGGCCGTGTTGGACATGGAAGACAAGGAACCTCAGGCACTGCTGGCCTATCACCTCTGTCCGGGCATGGCCCCGGATCTGGGGAAGGAGTTGGAGGCCTGCGGCATGAAGACCCCGGGCATCAAGGCCGTCTCCCGGGTCGAGGGAGACATCATCAATGCCCTCGTTGACCAGCTGAAGAAGAGCGGGGCCAACCGGCTGGTCTTTGCCAGTTGCACACCCGTCATTCATAAGCCCCTGATCGAGGAGGCCTTGAGGATGGCAGGCCTTAATCCCTATCTTTATGACCTGGTCGACCTGAGGGTGATGGATCCCGAGACCGCCACAGCCCAGATTCAGGACCGGATCCGTATGGGAGCGGCCCGCGCGCTTCTCATCTCGCCACCGGCCTTGAGGGAAATCCCGGTGGTCAAGAGCGCCCTGGTGGTGGGGGCCGGGGTGACCGGTATGGAAAGCGCGCTGGCTCTTGCCAGGGAGGGGTATCCCGTTACTCTGGTAGAAAAGGAAAAGGAGATCGGCGGCCATGGCCGGCACGTGCGCGCGACCTGGCAGGGATACGACGCCCAGGAGTATCTCAAGGGGCTCATCGCTGCGGTCCGGAATGACCCGAACATCACCCTGATGACCGAGACACGGGTCAGGGAAAACCGGGGGGTTGCCGGAAATTTTGTGACCACCCTTGAGCAGAAGGGAAAGGCCGTAGAGGTTTCCCACGGCGTTACCCTTCTCGCCTCGGGAGGCGATCCCACCCGGCCCAAGGAATACCTCCTGGGAGAGCATCCCAATGTCTACATCTGGTCGGATCTGGAGCAAAAGCTGCTGGAAGACCCCGCCGCCATTGAAAAGGCCCAAAGTGCGGTCTTCATCCAGTGCGTAGGCTCCCGGGAGCCAGGCTGTCCCCACTGCAGCAACATCTGCTGTACATTTTCAGTGCGGGCCGCTGTCGACCTGAAGTCCAAAAACCCGGACATGAATATCTATATCCTGTATCGGGACATCCGCACGGTCGGAGAAAGGGAGACGCTTTACCGGGAGGCGCGGTCAAAAGGGGTCATCTTTATCCGGTACACGACAGACAACAAGCCGGTGGTGACGCCCGGGCCCGATGGGAACAGCCTCCGCGTGGTGGCATATGATCCGGTCCTCCAGAAATCGATCGCCCTGGAAGCGGATTTCGTCTCCCTCCAGACGGCCATTGTGGGAACCGGCACCCCGGAGCTGGCCGATATCTTCAGGGTCAATTTAGACCCGAACGGCTTTTTTGCCGAATCTCCTGAAAAGCTGAAACCGCTTGACGCAACCGAAAAAGGGGTCTATGTGGCCGGTCTTGCGGGCTATCCCAAGGATACCATGGAGAGCATCGCCCAGGCCAAGGCTGCGTCTGCCAGGGCACTGGAAATCCTTACCCGGAATACCCTCCAGGTCGGGGGACTGGTGGCCGAGGTCCTGACGGAAAAATGCGCCGTGTGCTGCACCTGCGTCCGGACATGCCCGTTTCACGTACCGGTGATCGACCATGACCGGGGGGCCGCTTTCATCGATCCCGGTCTTTGCCGGGGGTGCGGCATGTGCGTGGCCGAGTGTCCCGGAAAGGCCATCGTCATGGGCACCTGCAGCGACCCGATGCTGACCCGGGCCCCGTCGATCCTTTTGGCAAATTAG
- a CDS encoding iron-sulfur cluster assembly scaffold protein, protein MIEYILWFFIVALILFVIVGLWVGIYFWLSPHVKDPDGKARITGTCGDTMEVCLKFKGDHVEKTSHWTDGCAYSFNCVSSAADLARGRHPDEILEIDADLIQRSVGGLPSDHLHCARLAEETLHAALDDYMRKTSKENLSRGVK, encoded by the coding sequence ATGATAGAGTATATACTCTGGTTTTTTATTGTCGCCCTGATCCTTTTTGTGATCGTCGGGCTATGGGTCGGCATCTATTTCTGGCTGTCCCCCCACGTGAAGGATCCTGACGGAAAGGCGCGCATCACCGGAACCTGCGGGGATACCATGGAGGTATGTCTGAAATTCAAAGGGGACCATGTCGAAAAGACCTCCCACTGGACCGATGGATGCGCCTACAGCTTCAACTGCGTATCTTCCGCCGCGGACCTGGCCAGGGGAAGACATCCGGACGAGATCCTCGAGATAGATGCCGACCTGATCCAGCGTTCCGTGGGCGGGCTCCCGTCTGATCACCTCCACTGCGCCCGTCTGGCCGAAGAGACCCTCCACGCCGCCCTGGATGACTATATGAGGAAGACATCAAAGGAAAATTTGTCCCGGGGCGTGAAATAG
- a CDS encoding response regulator: MNETINILVVDDEKAIRDGCQRVLTGKGYQVVTAENGRIAMDILSSSPIDIVLLDLKMPVMGGEELLEMVRKTYPDIPVIIITGHGTVDTAVICMKNGAYDFITKPFQIDQFLLTITRAAEKRRLEQKATQLKEENMQNLYDLNLEKSRLKTIINQMANGVMVTNRNLEVVLHNPALMRLMEISSLSEGPVPISGIITDNSLIDTLKQILGGESAQAESVSQEIQAGKNVLRAISAPALGPNNAVAGTVTVMEDITAYKQLDEMKSDFVNMVAHELRSPLVSIRQINSILIEGLAGPLDEKQEGFVKRGMNKIDSLLELINDLLDVAKIEAGKMVQHRVPTDMGQIIEEIVALMGPRAQEQKIHLTHSCEGLKPVLADPKNMEEVINNLVSNAINYSPEGGRVTITARGLAEYMEIRVEDTGVGISPEELPKIFDKFYRVKHPKTRQVMGTGLGLAIVKGVVEAHCGTIDVESVLDKGTTFRVLLPMIV; encoded by the coding sequence ATGAACGAGACAATCAATATCCTGGTGGTTGACGATGAAAAGGCGATCAGGGATGGGTGTCAACGCGTGTTGACCGGGAAGGGCTACCAGGTCGTCACCGCTGAAAACGGTCGGATCGCCATGGATATCCTTTCCTCCAGCCCCATCGACATCGTACTTCTCGACCTCAAGATGCCGGTCATGGGGGGCGAAGAACTCCTTGAAATGGTTCGTAAGACATACCCGGACATCCCGGTGATCATCATTACAGGCCACGGGACCGTGGACACGGCCGTCATCTGCATGAAAAACGGGGCCTATGATTTCATTACCAAGCCATTTCAGATCGACCAGTTTCTCCTCACCATTACACGGGCCGCTGAAAAAAGACGCCTGGAGCAGAAGGCGACCCAGTTGAAAGAGGAGAACATGCAGAACCTCTATGACCTCAACCTGGAAAAAAGCCGCCTTAAAACCATTATCAACCAGATGGCCAATGGGGTCATGGTTACCAACCGCAATCTGGAGGTGGTGCTCCACAATCCGGCGCTCATGCGCTTGATGGAGATCTCAAGCCTGTCCGAAGGGCCGGTTCCCATTTCAGGAATCATCACCGATAACTCCCTGATAGATACACTTAAACAGATCCTCGGCGGCGAATCGGCCCAGGCGGAATCCGTTTCACAGGAGATCCAGGCAGGGAAAAATGTCTTGAGGGCCATTTCCGCCCCTGCCTTGGGTCCCAACAACGCCGTTGCCGGAACAGTTACTGTCATGGAAGACATTACCGCCTACAAGCAGCTTGACGAAATGAAATCAGACTTTGTCAATATGGTGGCACATGAGCTCCGCAGCCCCCTGGTTTCCATCCGGCAGATCAACAGCATCCTTATAGAAGGATTGGCAGGGCCCTTGGATGAAAAACAGGAAGGGTTTGTCAAGCGAGGGATGAACAAGATTGACTCCCTCCTTGAATTGATTAATGATCTTCTCGATGTGGCAAAGATCGAGGCGGGAAAAATGGTCCAGCATCGGGTCCCCACCGACATGGGGCAGATCATAGAAGAGATCGTGGCCTTGATGGGACCGAGGGCCCAGGAACAGAAAATCCATCTCACCCATTCGTGCGAAGGGCTGAAGCCGGTTCTGGCCGACCCCAAGAACATGGAAGAGGTTATCAATAATCTCGTGAGCAATGCCATCAACTATTCGCCCGAAGGGGGTCGGGTAACGATTACTGCGCGGGGTCTGGCCGAATACATGGAAATCAGGGTCGAAGATACGGGCGTAGGGATCTCTCCTGAGGAACTCCCCAAGATCTTCGATAAATTCTACCGGGTCAAACATCCCAAGACCCGTCAGGTCATGGGCACGGGGCTTGGCCTGGCCATTGTCAAGGGGGTGGTCGAGGCCCATTGCGGCACCATCGACGTGGAGAGCGTCTTGGACAAAGGAACCACTTTCCGGGTCCTCCTCCCGATGATTGTTTGA
- a CDS encoding YcaO-like family protein — protein sequence MNYTLSRVGTGMGVGWFECLPEPKPTFEEAVLYSREHPNDLFMRRHLLSILRDIEPTKMTALIRNARNSDMHLLALVYEACFLNTRFDPLKAHFQGVDLEKLAGYTPLVVIPSSLNEKADQNFYWRKQFSANANLLRPLPSPDEEAKFLLPFSRKAIQQWRRGVVSLKDIASPSAIHRAVPDGPPLKEITKLLRNRLEQLGILTGWDTRTEATLSPFAIERPWNLHISVDDRRNLWQLSGTQTGYGRGINISHARMSCLMEIVERYSAFASIASGRVLGYRKDYHLIQGSYDDLVAKGLKAVKPDDMCLEAPYRGQSLSWIEAELGPGDQTEVVHVPAQMVFLFSNLDEISLTSGLSSNGLAAGSTPEGARLSALLEVIERDAEKVVPYTKERSFLLRSDDRKVSDILDACGQKGIQIQVLDITPEMGIPCYKAFVQGPGGVILKGTGAHLDGKRALLSALTEIPYPYPYWFGSMPAPEGLDFVDYEDLPDYASGDPSRDLAFLEKLLSLNGYTPVYVDLTREDLGIPVVKALVPGLEIMTVLDRFSPLGLRQFGHYLLRTRKNE from the coding sequence ATGAACTACACTCTCTCCCGGGTCGGTACGGGTATGGGCGTAGGCTGGTTCGAGTGTCTACCGGAACCGAAACCCACATTCGAGGAGGCCGTCCTCTACAGCAGAGAACATCCGAACGACCTGTTTATGCGCAGACATCTTCTGAGCATACTTCGGGACATTGAGCCCACCAAAATGACGGCGCTTATCCGGAATGCCCGCAACAGCGACATGCACCTCCTCGCCCTTGTCTATGAAGCCTGCTTTCTGAATACGCGATTCGACCCCCTGAAAGCGCATTTTCAGGGTGTGGATCTTGAAAAACTGGCTGGATATACGCCGCTGGTCGTTATCCCGTCATCATTAAACGAAAAAGCGGATCAGAACTTTTACTGGCGCAAACAATTTTCCGCAAACGCAAATCTCCTCCGACCCCTCCCCTCCCCGGATGAGGAGGCCAAGTTCCTCCTTCCTTTTTCACGGAAGGCGATTCAACAGTGGCGAAGAGGGGTGGTCTCTCTCAAGGATATTGCCTCGCCGTCGGCAATACATCGGGCAGTTCCTGATGGTCCGCCCCTTAAGGAAATCACCAAATTACTGAGGAACAGACTGGAGCAGTTGGGTATCCTGACCGGCTGGGATACGCGGACCGAGGCCACACTCAGTCCTTTCGCAATAGAAAGGCCGTGGAATCTTCATATAAGCGTCGATGACCGGAGAAATCTATGGCAGTTGTCCGGGACCCAGACCGGATACGGCCGGGGAATCAATATCTCCCATGCCCGCATGTCGTGTCTCATGGAGATCGTTGAACGCTATTCGGCTTTTGCAAGTATTGCATCTGGCCGGGTCCTGGGATACCGGAAAGACTACCACCTTATTCAGGGATCCTACGATGATCTTGTGGCCAAAGGACTCAAGGCGGTCAAGCCGGATGATATGTGTCTGGAGGCACCCTATCGGGGACAGTCATTATCATGGATCGAGGCCGAGCTCGGGCCAGGGGACCAGACAGAGGTCGTCCATGTCCCGGCGCAGATGGTCTTCCTCTTCTCCAACCTGGATGAGATCAGCCTGACCAGCGGCCTTTCGTCCAACGGCCTGGCAGCAGGCAGCACCCCGGAAGGGGCCAGGCTCTCGGCCCTCTTGGAGGTCATTGAAAGAGACGCGGAAAAGGTGGTCCCCTATACCAAGGAAAGGTCCTTCCTCTTGAGGTCCGATGACAGGAAGGTGAGCGACATCCTGGACGCCTGCGGCCAGAAAGGGATCCAGATCCAGGTCCTCGACATCACGCCGGAAATGGGAATCCCCTGCTATAAGGCCTTTGTCCAGGGACCTGGGGGTGTTATCCTGAAAGGGACCGGGGCGCACCTGGACGGAAAACGCGCACTCCTTTCCGCCTTAACGGAGATCCCCTACCCCTATCCCTACTGGTTCGGGTCCATGCCTGCACCCGAAGGACTCGACTTCGTGGACTATGAAGATCTCCCGGATTACGCCTCGGGCGATCCTTCCAGAGATCTTGCCTTCCTGGAAAAACTCTTGTCCCTGAACGGCTACACCCCGGTTTACGTGGATCTGACAAGAGAGGATCTGGGAATCCCGGTCGTCAAGGCCCTGGTCCCGGGCCTCGAGATCATGACCGTCCTGGACCGGTTTTCCCCATTGGGGCTGCGCCAGTTCGGCCATTATCTGCTAAGAACTCGGAAAAATGAATAG
- a CDS encoding hydrogenase iron-sulfur subunit — MNDFKPRILAFCCSNCASSAATVAEGMKKALPNNVKVVQVPCTGRIEILHLLKPFEEGADGVYVAGCQEDSCQYMDGIAKAAKRVDQVKKMLEELDIEPDRIRLFHLSAGKGQEYVEAACDMVDKVKALGPFLRA; from the coding sequence ATGAATGACTTCAAACCCCGAATACTCGCCTTCTGCTGTTCCAACTGCGCATCGTCTGCCGCAACAGTCGCCGAAGGCATGAAAAAGGCCCTGCCGAACAACGTCAAGGTGGTTCAAGTCCCCTGCACCGGCCGGATCGAGATCCTGCACCTCCTCAAACCCTTTGAAGAGGGTGCGGACGGTGTTTACGTGGCCGGATGTCAGGAAGACAGTTGTCAATATATGGACGGCATTGCCAAGGCGGCCAAGCGGGTCGACCAGGTCAAAAAAATGCTGGAGGAACTCGATATCGAACCGGACAGGATTCGCCTGTTTCATCTCAGTGCCGGCAAGGGTCAGGAGTATGTGGAAGCCGCCTGTGACATGGTCGATAAGGTTAAGGCATTAGGCCCTTTCCTGCGGGCATAA
- a CDS encoding methylenetetrahydrofolate reductase, producing MSDYKSGSNLEKVLRSGQFAFTGECGPPQGANVEHLREKARHLKGVVDAVNVTDNQTAVVRMSSWAASLILVQEGIEPNFQMVCRDRNRLAIQSDILGVYSLGIRNMLCLSGDHQKFGNHPDAKNVFDIDSMQLIHTVKTMRDDGKFLNGQEVDVPPRLFIGAASNPFAEPFDFRVYRLAKKIAAGADFVQTQCIYNMDKFREFMKRAVDMGLHEKCYILAGVTPMKSVGMALYMAKQVPGMDVPDSLIQRLRGAGKGKAAEEGIKFALEQIEEFKEMKGVAGVHLMAIEWEHKVPEIAERAGVLPRPVV from the coding sequence ATGAGCGACTACAAATCAGGAAGCAATCTGGAAAAGGTCTTGAGGTCCGGACAGTTCGCTTTTACCGGTGAGTGCGGTCCCCCCCAGGGCGCCAACGTGGAACACCTCAGGGAAAAGGCCCGGCACCTGAAGGGGGTGGTGGACGCCGTCAATGTCACGGACAATCAGACCGCGGTGGTCCGCATGTCCAGTTGGGCCGCATCCCTTATTCTTGTCCAGGAAGGGATCGAACCCAATTTTCAGATGGTCTGCCGCGACCGCAACCGGCTGGCCATCCAGAGCGATATCCTGGGCGTCTATTCATTGGGCATCCGGAACATGCTCTGTCTTTCCGGGGATCATCAGAAGTTCGGGAATCATCCCGATGCCAAGAATGTCTTTGACATCGACTCGATGCAATTGATCCATACGGTCAAGACCATGAGGGACGACGGGAAATTCCTGAACGGCCAGGAGGTGGACGTGCCTCCCAGGCTCTTTATCGGCGCGGCCTCCAACCCCTTTGCAGAACCCTTTGATTTCCGGGTGTACCGGCTGGCCAAGAAGATCGCTGCCGGAGCGGATTTTGTCCAGACCCAATGCATCTACAACATGGATAAGTTCAGGGAATTCATGAAGCGGGCCGTGGACATGGGCCTTCACGAGAAATGTTACATCCTGGCGGGGGTGACGCCCATGAAGAGCGTCGGTATGGCCCTCTATATGGCCAAACAGGTCCCCGGCATGGATGTCCCCGACAGCCTGATCCAGCGTCTTCGCGGGGCCGGAAAGGGAAAGGCGGCAGAAGAGGGCATCAAATTTGCACTGGAACAGATCGAGGAATTCAAGGAGATGAAAGGGGTAGCGGGCGTCCACCTCATGGCCATCGAATGGGAACACAAAGTACCCGAAATCGCCGAACGAGCGGGGGTCCTTCCGAGACCGGTGGTGTAA
- a CDS encoding PAS domain S-box protein, which translates to MKAPPLKSDSAARDPASLFRGEQADHPLRVAIVGGGRACCNLLKVLNANHLSRLKMVILGVADIHPDAPGLLYARELGLFTTSDFRHLLDLKGLNLLIELTGSSDVREEIFRIVPPNISIMDHMGARLLWDLVQMEEERIRLESERQEQDEKEKRYSQVILDSLPYRIMVVNMDMTVETVNQTFLQEFHLTKEDILGKHCYEVRYGLDRPCGEIGQACYLEDLKEMKTENKLISIIREFKNQKGEECFDVITTAPIYNEQGEMVQLLEASRDVTQRIKLEKEAQKSNIFFQNVIQSAVDGIVVVDTKGNVLIFNEGMENLTGYTAEEIMDHGHLSSFYDIDVAKENMRKMRSDQHGPVGKLNPTSMSVTTKEGEEIPVTLTASIITIGNREIGSVGVFTDMREVLQMRKELEDAHLQLVQSEKIASVGRMAAGVAHEINNPLAGALIYAELLKERLSDDPQAQNDIQEVIHQTLRCKRIVSELLEFSRQSIGQTSSFSLDYLIGQCLNLLVNQALFHNIRVITDIEPDMPEMVGDIGQLQQVFTNLFINAADAMEGKGLLTISARYQTDPPPRFIIKVSDTGPGIPIEMRDKIFDIFFTTKPVGKGTGLGLSITRNIVQLHGGTMSIECPPGGGTSFIIELPLEFTETPPAEPVFLGVDES; encoded by the coding sequence GTGAAAGCACCCCCTCTGAAATCAGATTCAGCCGCACGTGATCCTGCCAGCCTATTCCGTGGAGAACAGGCAGATCACCCCCTGCGCGTGGCCATCGTCGGAGGAGGGAGGGCGTGCTGCAACCTGCTCAAGGTCCTGAATGCGAACCATCTGTCACGACTCAAAATGGTGATACTGGGCGTCGCCGATATCCATCCTGACGCTCCCGGTCTTCTCTACGCACGTGAACTGGGCCTTTTTACCACAAGCGATTTCCGTCATCTCCTGGACCTGAAGGGACTTAACCTGCTCATCGAGCTGACCGGATCATCTGATGTGAGAGAAGAAATTTTCAGGATCGTGCCCCCGAACATCTCCATCATGGACCACATGGGGGCCAGATTGCTTTGGGATCTCGTCCAGATGGAGGAGGAGAGGATCCGGCTGGAAAGTGAACGTCAGGAACAGGATGAAAAGGAAAAGCGGTATTCTCAGGTCATCCTCGATTCACTTCCCTACCGAATTATGGTGGTCAACATGGACATGACCGTGGAAACGGTCAATCAGACCTTTCTTCAGGAATTTCATCTCACAAAAGAGGATATCCTTGGAAAGCATTGCTATGAGGTGCGCTATGGCCTCGACCGGCCCTGTGGAGAGATAGGGCAAGCCTGCTATCTGGAAGATCTGAAGGAGATGAAAACCGAAAACAAGCTCATCAGCATCATCCGGGAGTTTAAGAATCAGAAGGGAGAAGAATGTTTTGATGTGATTACCACGGCCCCGATCTACAATGAGCAGGGTGAGATGGTCCAGTTGCTGGAGGCATCCAGAGATGTCACGCAACGGATCAAATTGGAAAAGGAGGCCCAGAAATCCAATATCTTTTTTCAAAACGTCATCCAGAGCGCTGTGGACGGGATCGTTGTGGTGGATACCAAGGGAAATGTGCTCATTTTTAACGAGGGGATGGAAAACCTGACCGGCTATACGGCCGAGGAGATCATGGACCATGGTCATCTGAGCAGTTTCTACGACATCGATGTGGCCAAGGAAAACATGAGAAAGATGCGCAGCGACCAGCACGGTCCTGTGGGCAAACTCAATCCGACCAGCATGTCTGTGACCACCAAAGAAGGTGAGGAGATTCCGGTCACATTGACCGCCTCCATCATCACCATCGGCAACAGGGAAATCGGCAGTGTCGGAGTATTTACGGATATGCGGGAGGTACTCCAGATGCGGAAAGAGCTAGAGGATGCCCATCTCCAACTGGTCCAGTCTGAAAAAATCGCCTCTGTGGGGCGAATGGCGGCAGGAGTTGCCCACGAAATCAATAATCCTCTAGCCGGGGCCTTGATATATGCGGAACTGCTCAAGGAAAGGCTCTCGGACGATCCCCAGGCCCAAAACGATATCCAGGAGGTGATTCATCAGACCCTCCGATGCAAACGGATAGTATCCGAACTCCTTGAATTCAGCAGACAATCCATTGGGCAGACATCTTCCTTCAGTCTGGACTACCTCATCGGCCAGTGTTTGAATCTCCTGGTGAACCAGGCCCTTTTCCACAACATCCGGGTAATCACGGACATAGAACCGGACATGCCCGAAATGGTAGGCGATATCGGTCAATTGCAACAGGTCTTTACCAACCTCTTCATCAACGCGGCCGATGCCATGGAGGGAAAGGGGCTGTTGACGATCTCTGCCCGCTATCAGACTGACCCCCCCCCCCGCTTTATCATCAAAGTGTCCGATACCGGGCCTGGAATTCCGATCGAGATGAGAGATAAAATATTCGACATCTTCTTTACGACCAAACCCGTGGGCAAGGGCACCGGGCTCGGTCTGAGCATTACCCGGAACATTGTTCAACTTCACGGGGGGACCATGAGCATTGAGTGTCCTCCCGGCGGGGGGACCTCCTTTATTATTGAACTCCCTTTGGAATTTACAGAGACCCCGCCGGCCGAACCCGTTTTTCTGGGAGTGGATGAATCATGA
- a CDS encoding methylenetetrahydrofolate reductase C-terminal domain-containing protein — protein sequence MIVAQPKPIREILEMVKDFRKILVVGCKGCVTVCNVGGAKEVGILAASLRIARKRSGHAIQVDEHTLERQCDPEYIAELKDIVGDYDAVISIACGVGPQFLSERYPSTRVFPGVNTQFMGGAEAHGVWSERCAGCGTCVVHYFGGLCPIARCSKSLLNGPCGGSSHGKCEISNEVECIWDTIVNKMTEQGRLNELLEFRPPKSWTTARDGGPRKMIREELVK from the coding sequence ATGATTGTTGCACAACCAAAACCCATCAGGGAAATTCTTGAAATGGTAAAAGATTTCAGGAAAATCCTTGTCGTTGGATGCAAGGGCTGCGTGACCGTGTGTAATGTGGGGGGGGCCAAAGAGGTGGGTATTCTGGCGGCCTCCCTGAGGATTGCGAGAAAGCGGAGCGGCCATGCGATCCAGGTGGATGAACACACCCTGGAACGGCAGTGCGATCCGGAATATATCGCTGAACTGAAGGATATCGTCGGGGATTACGATGCGGTCATTTCCATTGCCTGCGGCGTCGGTCCCCAGTTTCTTTCAGAGAGATATCCTTCCACCAGGGTCTTCCCTGGGGTCAATACCCAGTTTATGGGAGGGGCCGAGGCGCACGGCGTATGGTCCGAGAGATGCGCCGGCTGCGGGACCTGCGTGGTTCACTACTTTGGCGGGCTCTGCCCCATCGCCCGGTGTTCCAAGAGCCTTCTCAATGGTCCCTGCGGCGGCTCTTCCCATGGAAAATGCGAGATCTCCAATGAAGTGGAATGCATCTGGGACACCATTGTCAACAAGATGACGGAGCAGGGGCGGCTGAACGAACTTCTTGAATTCAGGCCGCCGAAAAGCTGGACCACAGCCAGGGACGGCGGACCGAGGAAAATGATTAGGGAGGAACTGGTGAAATGA